Proteins from one Mycteria americana isolate JAX WOST 10 ecotype Jacksonville Zoo and Gardens chromosome 1, USCA_MyAme_1.0, whole genome shotgun sequence genomic window:
- the USF3 gene encoding basic helix-loop-helix domain-containing protein USF3 isoform X3 yields the protein MFDTRRKKNRETHNAVERHRKKKINAGINRIGELIPCSPALKQSKNMILDQAFKYITEMKRQNDELLLNGGNNEQAEEIKKLRKQLDELQKENGRYIELLKANDICLYDDPTIHWKGNLKNAKVSVVIPSDQVQKNIIVYSNGSQPNGNNQGASVQGITFNVGHNLQKQTANVVPVQRTCNLVTPVTISGIYPAENKPWSQTTVSPLASAQAAAAGNVLELSTPENERGVLTAATASSQSASRSGTEQELQCSSSNAPQNDQNLPKSKNDEEGTKLTKKALLQGMTLPSSASTEASQVQQVNTTSSNTHNCRSDLQESCVISTMDTACVPSVRLSTADSFSSVNVLKSTDLVSSAGMPVTSAAEGVKAATAISTLPASPLENCWSFSGSSGVGTSDLKNMSSLTRMPSAGNTQTTWTTLQLAGNTVQPLSQTPSGIMTALLNEPGNGAGTVSSAHSRPLTTNISLNTSLPGDGQAAEQIVVTLPSCPPLPMQPLISQPQVKTQAAGNILPLNSAMQVIQMAQPVASAVTGAPANQNVIILQPPNPPPCPPIVRAEVPSQNVSQQIVIIQAANQNPLPLLSAQPSASVRVPVNGPTAIANSSSSIQNAPLPQTFGGKHLVHILPRPSSLPSSSSTQTFSVTMSNQQHPQTISLNGQLFALQPVMSSSGASNQAPMQIIQPTTSEDPNTNVALNTFGALANLNQSISQMAGQSCLHLSLSHPTNPTTVNNQIATVNCVSLPASVASSVPAEVSVLTSVSNSINASPKKAAAGLPSNAKSKRTNKKPSTKKHQAVNSKASCPAVPCKDAGKVDCTPVETVAKHSDGEGLLENAPAVSQALTTSQVSGVAASSGVSVSDCCSKEAASSEQAGKTCSVPEPSSAEAPASSPLVSVVSEQLVLIPPTAKDAAPRQQVRGSQNRPPTGSALSESPRPCEPPSTLTSSRTEAHVTRSQVAGMSVAQSSTVGHTSKAGTILESCSVAQDSSVVMQDADLLEGQGLTKMLSDLTKERTAVEKTSSFTVQGEHSNFPMENSKSGESNVDLPEKQELLLMNTEGDTLSQHHSCISDQEVVSASLIASRQADSPMSTSSGSSRGFSVASMLPDTTREDVTSSTSTSTCNSCTFSEQTDIVALAARAIFDQENLEKGGGGMQVNMRDAISKSTEVAPLERQQQPFKPQPAKENNAGPLEAAANKFSTQDTVQTNVDRQVEKPSCSVGGVETANTSLQISASQSPSITSLSVNNLIHQSRIVHPLVSCSSLSQSSEPASVPATVSLSLPSSTYVNQSPGPAMMSEYAQEQLNAIRASTMQAPQLQESHLKQQNHEGRKDSAKRAVQDDLLLSTAKRQKQCQTTPIRLEGMALMNRTPESIADQTQMLVSQIPPNSSNSVASVSNQGHTDGLNRLFPSNSNFVTPPLRQTEVQCGSQPSISEQQGQAGQHLQPIQHVPAQGISHLHSNHPYLKQQQAGQLRERHHLYQLQHHVSHGENSVHSQPHNVHQQRTIQQEVQMQKKRNLIQGTQATQLSLQQKHHGSDQTRQKGGQPHPHHQQIQQQMQQHFGASQPEKNCENPATGRNHHNHPQSHINQDIMHQQQQDVSSRQQGSASEHVSGHNQMQRLLTSRGLDQQMVSQASIVTRPSDMTCTPHRQERNRVSSYSAEALIGKTPSNSEQRIGISLQGPRVSDQLEMRSYLDVSRNKGLIIHNMQGRLSVDHTVGSDVQRLSDCQTFKPAGPNQQPTGNFDVQASRNSEIGNSVSSLRGMQSQSFRIGQNTGPSIERQKRLPYQPVQGIPTGNTLPSRENENTCHQSFMQSLLAPHLGDQVSGSQRSIPEHQRNTQCGASSTIEYNCPPARESVHIRRDGDGQSRESCDMSIGAINTRNSSLNIPFSSSSSSGDIQGRNTSPNISVQKSNPMRMTDSHGTKSHMNTPVSSNMHGVVRPTHPHPAVSHGNGEQGQPSVRQPNSSVTQRSRHPLQDNGGSKIRQPERNRSGNQRHGNVFDPSLPHLPLSTSGSMILGRQQSAIEKRGSIVRFMSDGPQVSNDNAAPDQHTLSQNFGFPFIPEGGMNPPINANASFIPPVTQPSATRTPALIPVDPQNTLPSFYPPYSPAHPTLSNDISIPYFPNQMFPNPSTEKPSSGSLNNRFGSILSPPRPVGFAQPSFPLLPDMPPMHMTNTSHLSNFNLTSLFPEIATALPPDGSAMSPLLSIANTSAADSSKQSSNRPAHNISHILGHDCSSAV from the exons ATGTTTGATACGAGAAG aaagaaaaaccgGGAGACACATAATGCAG TGGAGAGACATCGAAAGAAGAAGATTAATGCTGGGATAAACAGAATTGGAGAACTtattccctgctctccagcacTTAAGCAG agcaaGAACATGATCTTGGATCAGGCCTTTAAGTatataacagaaatgaaaagacagaatGATGAACTTCTGTTAAATGGAGGGAACAATGAACAGG CTGAAGAGATAAAAAAACTCCGGAAACAGTTGGAtgaactgcaaaaggaaaatggGAGATACATCGAACTACTGAAAGCAAATGATATTTGTCTGTATGATGACCCTACAATCCACTGGAAGGGAAATCTCAAAAATGCGAAGGTCTCAGTTGTTATTCCCAGTGATCAGGTTCAAAAGAACATCATTGTCTATTCAAATGGGAGTCAACCCAATGGAAATAACCAGGGAGCATCTGTCCAGGGAATAACGTTTAATGTTGGTCAtaatttacaaaagcaaacagcCAATGTTGTTCCAGTCCAGAGAACTTGTAACCTAGTAACTCCTGTGACGATTTCTGGTATTTACCCCGCAGAAAACAAGCCATGGTCGCAGACTACAGTTTCTCCACTGGCATCTgctcaggcagctgcagcagggaatgTTCTTGAGCTTTCCACCCCGGAGAATGAGCgaggtgtgctcactgctgctaCTGCCAGCTCACAGAGCGCATCTCGATCCGGAACAGAACAGGAACTACAGTGTTCTTCAAGTAATGCTCCACAGAATGATCAAAATCTCCCCAAAAGTAAAAATGATGAGGAGGGCACTAAATTAACAAAGAAAGCACTCCTGCAGGGAATGACCCTTCCTTCCAGTGCATCCACGGAAGCCTCACAAGTTCAACAGGTGAATACAACTTCCTCAAATACACACAATTGTAGGAGTGACCTTCAGGAAAGCTGTGTCATTTCAACCATGGACACAGCTTGTGTGCCATCTGTGAGGCTGTCTACTGCAGatagtttttcctctgtaaatgtCCTCAAAAGTACAGACTTAGTAAGTAGTGCTGGAATGCCTgtgacttcagcagcagaaggagTTAAGGCAGCGACAGCAATAAGCACTCTGCCTGCCAGTCCCCTAGAGAACTGCTGGTCTTTTTCAGGCTCTTCAGGTGTTGGCACTTCAGACTTGAAAAACATGAGTAGCCTTACACGGATGCCTTCAGCTGGAAACACACAGACCACGTGGACAACTTTGCAGCTAGCGGGAAATACTGTTCAGCCACTAAGCCAAACGCCATCTGGTATAATGACTGCACTATTAAACGAGCCAGGTAATGGTGCCGGTACTGTATCTTCTGCTCACAGCAGGCCTTTGACTACAAATATCAGTTTGAATACTTCTCTGCCTGGAGATGGCCAAGCAGCTGAACAGATTGTAGTTACCTTGCCCTCGTGCCCACCCTTACCTATGCAGCCATTAATCAGCCAGCCACAGGTTAAAACTCAGGCTGCAGGAAATATCCTTCCATTAAATTCAGCTATGCAGGTGATTCAGATGGCTCAGCCAGTCGCGTCAGCTGTTACAGGAGCACCAGCTAACCAGAATGTCATCATTCTCCAGCCTCCAAACCCTCCTCCGTGTCCTCCAATTGTGAGAGCAGAAGTTCCCAGCCAAAATGTTAGTCAGCAAATTGTAATTATACAAGCTGCTAATCAGaatcctcttcccctcctctctgctcagccttCTGCTTCTGTAAGGGTTCCCGTGAATGGGCCGACTGCAATTGCGAACTCTAGCAGCTCCATACAAAATGCTCCTCTTCCACAGACTTTCGGAGGGAAACACCTTGTCCATATATTACCAAGACCATCTTCTTTGCCATCTTCTAGCTCTACGCAAACATTTTCAGTTACAATGTCAAATCAACAGCATCCTCAAACTATCTCATTAAACGGGCAGCTTTTTGCATTGCAGCCTGTGATGTCTTCATCTGGAGCTTCAAATCAAGCCCCTATGCAAATTATTCAACCCACCACCAGCGAAGATCCAAATACCAATGTTGCCCTCAATACATTTGGTGCTTTAGCTAACCTCAATCAAAGCATATCACAAATGGCTGGACAGAGCTGCTTACACTTGTCTCTCAGCCACCCTACCAATCCCACAACTGTCAATAACCAGATTGCCACAGTTAACTGTGTGTCATTACCAGCTTCTGTGGCATCTTCAGTACCTGCGGAGGTTTCAGTATTAACTAGCGTGTCTAATTCAATAAATGCTTCCCCCAAAAAAGCAGCTGCTGGCTTACCATCCAATGCAAAATcaaaaaggacaaacaaaaagccaagtACAAAGAAACACCAAGCAGTCAACAGTAAAGCGTCCTGTCCGGCAGTTCCTTGCAAGGATGCAGGGAAGGTGGACTGTACTCCTGTGGAAACAGTGGCAAAGCATTCAGATGGTGAGGGGCTGCTTGAAAACGCTCCAGCAGTATCGCAAGCTTTAACAACGTCGCAGGTAAGCGGTGTGGCAGCATCGAGTGGCGTCAGTGTTTCTGACTGTTGTTCCAAAGAGGCTGCGAGCTCTGAACAGGCAGGGAAAACCTGCTCTGTCCCAGAGCCAAGCTCAGCAGAGGCGCCTGCTTCCTCACCGCTAGTGTCCGTGGTGTCAGAGCAGCTAGTGCTCATCCCGCCGACTGCCAAAGATGCTGCTCCTCGCCAGCAGGTCCGTGGGTCTCAGAACCGTCCACCAACTGGCTCTGCCTTGTCAGAGTCTCCCAGACCCTGTGAACCCCCCAGCACCTTAACGTCCTCTCGTACCGAAGCACATGTGACACGTTCTCAGGTTGCTGGGATGTCAGtagcacagagcagcacagtggGTCATACTTCCAAGGCAGGAACGATTTTGGAGTCCTGCAGCGTTGCGCAGGATTCCTCAGTGGTAATGCAAGATGCGGACTTGTTAGAAGGACAGGGTCTAACCAAAATGCTGTCTGATCTCACGAAAGAAAGAACAGCTGTGGAAAAAACATCTTCATTTACCGTTCAAGGGGAGCATTCTAATTTTCCCATGGAAAACTCTAAATCAGGAGAATCAAATGTTGATTTGCCTGAGAAGCAGGAGCTCTTGCTAATGAACACGGAAGGTGATACTCTGTCCCAGCATCACTCCTGCATTTCTGATCAGGAAGTAGTCAGTGCTTCCCTTATCGCTAGCAGGCAGGCAGACTCCCCGATGTCAACTAGCTCTGGCAGCAGTCGAGGCTTCTCAGTTGCATCTATGTTGCCAGATACCACCAGGGAAGACGTTACTAGCAGCACCTCAACCAGTACATGTAACAGCTGCACATTTTCAGAACAGACTGACATTGTAGCTCTTGCAGCAAGAGCTATTTTTGACCAGGAAAACCTTGAGAAAGGTGGAGGCGGAATGCAGGTTAACATGAGGGATGCCATCTCTAAGTCAACTGAGGTTGCACCTTTGGAGAGACAGCAACAGCCTTTTAAACCTCagccagcaaaagaaaacaatgcaggTCCattggaagcagcagcaaacaaaTTCAGTACTCAAGATACAGTACAGACAAATGTCGATAGACAGGTTGAAAAGCCAAGCTGCTCTGTAGGAGGTGTGGAAACAGCAAACACTTCTTTGCAGATTTCTGCTTCCCAGTCACCAAGCATAACCAGTTTAAGCGTGAATAATTTAATACACCAGAGTCGCATTGTTCATCCCCTTGTGAGTTGCTCAAGTTTATCCCAGTCTTCAGAGCCAGCAAGTGTCCCTGCAACTGTGAGCCTCTCCCTTCCATCTAGCACATATGTCAATCAGTCTCCAGGACCTGCTATGATGAGTGAATATGCTCAGGAACAACTGAATGCTATTAGGGCAAGCACCATGcaggctccccagctgcaggaatcACACTTAAAGCAGCAAAATCATGAAGGTCGCAAGGACTCTGCCAAGCGGGCTGTTCAAGATGACCTTCTGCTTTCTACGGCAAAGAGGCAAAAGCAGTGCCAGACAACGCCCATAAGGCTTGAAGGGATGGCGTTGATGAACCGAACACCGGAGAGCATTGCTGATCAAACACAGATGCTAGTCAGTCAGATTCCTCCCAATTCATCCAATTCAGTGGCATCAGTGAGCAATCAAGGGCACACGGATGGCCTTAATAGGTTATTCCCATCGAACAGCAACTTTGTAACACCACCTTTGAGACAAACTGAAGTGCAGTGTGGTTCTCAGCCATCAATTTCAGAGCAGCAaggccaggcagggcagcactTGCAGCCAATTCAACATGTTCCTGCTCAAGGAATATCTCACCTTCACAGTAATCACCCATACTTAAAGCAACAGCAGGCTGGTCAGTTAAGAGAAAGGCACCACTTGTATCAGCTGCAGCACCATGTCAGTCACGGGGAAAACTCAGTCCACTCTCAACCCCACAACGTCCACCAACAGCGAACAATACAGCAGGAGGTGCAGATGCAAAAGAAACGAAATCTCATCCAGGGAACACAAGCCACACAACTTTCTCTACAGCAAAAACACCACGGAAGTGATCAAACACGGCAAAAAGGTGGTCAGCCTCATCCTCACCACCAGCAAATacagcagcagatgcagcagcACTTTGGAGCTTCCCAGCCTGAAAAGAACTGTGAAAATCCTGCAACAGGCAGAAACCATCATAACCACCCTCAGAGCCATATAAATCAGGATATTATGCATCAACAGCAACAAGATGTTAGCAGCAGACAGCAAGGTTCAGCTTCTGAACATGTGTCAGGGCACAATCAGATGCAGAGACTTCTGACCTCAAGGGGCTTAGACCAGCAAATGGTGTCCCAGGCAAGTATCGTAACCAGACCATCAGATATGACATGCACCCCCCATAGGCAGGAAAGAAATAGAGTTTCCAGCTACTCTGCTGAGGCGCTCATTGGGAAGACGCCCTCTAATTCGGAACAGAGAATAGGAATATCTCTTCAAGGCCCTAGGGTTTCTGACCAGCTTGAAATGAGAAGCTATCTTGATGTTTCTAGAAATAAAGGGTTGATCATTCATAATATGCAGGGCCGCTTATCTGTCGACCATACAGTTGGCTCAGATGTGCAGCGGCTTTCTGATTGTCAAACATTTAAGCCAGCTGGACCCAATCAACAACCGACGGGCAATTTCGATGTACAGGCTTCAAGAAACAGCGAAATTGGTAATTCTGTGTCATCCCTCAGGGGCATGCAGTCGCAGTCTTTTCGAATCGGTCAAAATACTGGACCGTCCATAGAAAGACAGAAGAGACTGCCCTACCAGCCAGTACAGGGTATTCCAACAGGAAATACCCTGCCAtcaagggaaaatgaaaacaCGTGTCACCAAAGTTTTATGCAGAGTTTACTTGCCCCTCACCTTGGAGATCAAGTTAGTGGAAGCCAAAGATCAATTCCAGAACATCAAAGGAACACGCAGTGCGGCGCCTCCTCCACGATTGAGTACAACTGTCCCCCAGCACGGGAGAGCGTCCACATCCGAAGAGATGGTGATGGCCAGAGTAGGGAGAGCTGTGACATGTCTATTGGTGCAATTAACACAAGGAACAGTTCTTTGAATATTCCTTTTTCGAGTTCTTCTTCCTCAGGAGATATTCAGGGTCGCAATACGAGCCCAAACATCTCTGTGCAGAAGTCCAATCCCATGAGGATGACAGACAGTCATGGAACTAAGAGCCACATGAATACGCCTGTTTCTAGCAACATGCATGGAGTTGTGAGGCCAACTCACCCTCACCCTGCAGTTTCTCACGGAAATGGGGAGCAAGGGCAACCTTCTGTTCGTCAGCCAAATTCTTCAGTTACGCAGCGTTCGAGGCATCCTCTGCAAGATAATGGAGGTTCTAAAATACGTCAGCCCGAAAGGAATCGTTCTGGAAATCAAAGACATGGAAACGTCTTTGACCCTAGTCTTCCCCATCTTCCTCTGTCCACCAGCGGCAGTATGATCCTTGGGCGCCAGCAGTCTGCGATAGAAAAAAGAGGAAGCATTGTCCGATTTATGTCTGATGGCCCTCAAGTGTCTAATGATAACGCAGCCCCTGACCAACATACTCTCTCTCAGAATTTTGGATTCCCTTTTATTCCAGAGGGTGGCATGAATCCACCGATAAATGCCAATGCCTCTTTCATCCCACCAGTCACTCAGCCTAGTGCCACTCGAACACCAGCTCTAATCCCGGTCGATCCTCAGAATACCCTGCCATCCTTCTATCCTCCATACTCTCCTGCCCATCCTACCCTTTCCAACGACATTTCTATCCCTTACTTTCCCAATCAAATGTTTCCTAACCCAAGCACAGAGAAGCCGAGTAGTGGAAGTTTAAACAATCGATTTGGATCCATTTTGTCTCCTCCCAGGCCTGTTGGTTTTGCTCAGCcgagttttcctttgcttccggATATGCCACCAATGCACATGACCAACACGTCGCACTTATCCAATTTTAACTTGACGTCTTTGTTTCCAGAAATAGCCACAGCTCTTCCTCCAGATGGTTCAGCAATGTCGCCTTTGCTTTCTATTGCAAACACATCTGCTGCAGATTCTTCCAAGCAGTCCTCAAACCGACCTGCCCACAATATAAGCCATATTCTAGGTCATGATTGCAGCTCAGCTGTATGA